The following DNA comes from Verrucomicrobiota bacterium.
GTCCTCGGGAGTCATTTTGAATTCATCCACGCTCCAGCGCACGAAGGTGAGAATGGTGCGGTGCGCGATCATGACGCCCTTGGGAACGCCGGTGGATCCAGAAGTATAGAGGATGTAGGCGAGATCGGCATCGACCATCTCCTCGGCGGCTGGCGGGCTTTCCGGTTGTTGCCGGACGCTGGCAGAAGGGATGATGTCCAGGCCGGGCACTTGAACGGAGCCGCCGTCGGAAGCGTCGTCGAGCAGCACGGCTTTTGTGAGCGCGGTTCCTTCGGTGAGGAATTCGTCCAGAGCGGAGACTTTGGCGGCGGAGGTGATGACGATTTGAATGCCGCAGTCCCGGGTGATGTAGGCCAGGCGTTTGGCCGGGGCGTTGGGATCGAGCGGCACATAGGCGGCGCCGGCTTTCATGATGCCGAACACGGCGATGACGGAGGCGGGTGATTTGTGGACGTAGATTCCGACTCGGTCACCCCGGCGCACCCCGAGGGCCAGAAGTTGGCTCGCGACCTGATTGGTGACCCGGTCGAGCTCCTTGTAAGTGAGCGACTGGTTGTCCATGCGGACGGCTTCTCGATCCGGATGGGCGGCGGCGGAGCGGCTGAGAACGTGGTGGAGCAGATATTCCATGGTATAGGCGTTTATCGGAGAAATCAGGTCGGGCTTGATCCGGAAGGAACGGCGGGTTCGAGGCTCGACGGTTCCTGGGCTTCGAGGAGAATCTCAGACACATCGCGCACCTGCACGGCGTCGTCAGAGGAGGAAGAACCCAGAGCGTCGGTCATCATGTTGAGGCAGAACGGGCAGCCGGTGGCGAGGGTTTTCACGCCCGCTTGAAGGACCTCGTTGGCGCGGCCTTTGGAGACCCGTTTGGCGGGCGGTTCGTCGAAATACATGCGTCCCCCGCCGGCGCCGCAGCACGACGTTTTTTTCCGTGGCGAGGGAGTTCCTTGAGGTTGGGGCCGAGCGGAGCCAGCACGCGCCGGAGGGAATGGACATCGTCATGCGCCCGGGCCAGATAACAGGGGTCGTGAAGGGCGACGCGCTCGGCGGAGGCAGCGGCGGGTTTGAGCCGTCCTTCGTCCACGAGTTGAGCCAGTAATTCCGAATGATGGAAGACTTCGAAGTGGCCTCCGAGCGCCGGGTATTCGCGGGCCAGGGTGTTGAGACAATGGGGGCAGGGGGTAACGATTTTGCGGACTTTGGACGCTTGCAAAGTGGCGACATTGGAGCCGGCCAAATCTTGG
Coding sequences within:
- a CDS encoding (Fe-S)-binding protein is translated as QKVARSVVQPFQRAKLNFATLGQKERCTGDPARRLGEEFLYQDLAGSNVATLQASKVRKIVTPCPHCLNTLAREYPALGGHFEVFHHSELLAQLVDEGRLKPAAASAERVALHDPCYLARAHDDVHSLRRVLAPLGPNLKELPRHGKKRRAAAPAGDACISTNRPPNGSPKAAPTRSFKRA